The following are encoded in a window of Lichenicola cladoniae genomic DNA:
- the rplR gene encoding 50S ribosomal protein L18, with protein sequence MSTQQELRERRRVRLRFQLRRKAGGRPRLSVFRSGKNIYAQVIDDVAGRTLAAASSLDKSLREQSKSGADKDAAAAVGKLVAERALAAGVSQVVFDRGSYLYHGRVKALAEAAREGGLAF encoded by the coding sequence ATGAGCACGCAACAGGAATTGCGGGAGCGGCGGCGCGTACGCCTCCGTTTCCAGCTCCGCCGCAAGGCCGGTGGCCGTCCGCGCCTGTCGGTGTTCCGCTCGGGCAAGAACATCTACGCCCAGGTGATCGACGACGTCGCCGGCCGTACGCTCGCTGCCGCCTCGTCGCTGGACAAGAGCCTGCGCGAGCAGTCGAAGTCCGGCGCCGACAAGGATGCTGCAGCGGCTGTCGGCAAGCTGGTCGCCGAACGCGCCCTTGCTGCCGGCGTGAGCCAGGTCGTGTTTGATCGCGGCTCCTATCTTTATCATGGGCGCGTCAAGGCGCTGGCGGAGGCTGCTCGCGAGGGCGGCCTCGCCTTCTAA